The Streptomyces laurentii genome contains a region encoding:
- a CDS encoding GCN5-related N-acetyltransferase (Coenzyme A binding pocket [chemical binding];~GCN5-related N-acetyltransferase [Streptomyces venezuelae ATCC10712];~N-Acyltransferase superfamily: Various enzymes that characteristically catalyzethe transfer of an acyl group to a substrate; cd04301;~N-Acyltransferase superfamily: Various enzymes that characteristically catalyzethe transfer of an acyl group to a substrate; cl17182;~identified by MetaGeneAnnotator; putative) — protein MRIRAAEAAELPVLQDIERAAGEAFRPLGMAAIADDDPLPLDVLEGYRDDGRAWVAVDGADRPVAYLLTDTVDGAAHIEQVSVHPDAARRGVGRALIEHLADAARARGLTALTLTTFAEVPWNAPYYARLGFRRVGEGDPALTDGLRAISQAEAAHGLATWPRVCMRREIAAARTEAAPEAMSRAGRITPPRTAPAIPPSAPSR, from the coding sequence ATGCGCATCCGAGCGGCCGAAGCGGCCGAACTGCCCGTCCTCCAGGACATCGAACGCGCCGCCGGCGAGGCCTTCCGCCCCCTCGGCATGGCCGCCATCGCCGATGACGACCCGCTGCCGCTGGACGTTCTGGAGGGCTACCGCGACGACGGCCGGGCCTGGGTGGCGGTGGACGGCGCCGACCGGCCCGTCGCCTATCTGCTCACGGACACCGTGGACGGCGCCGCCCACATCGAGCAGGTGTCGGTGCACCCGGACGCCGCCCGGCGGGGCGTCGGCCGGGCGCTGATCGAGCATCTCGCGGACGCCGCCCGCGCGCGGGGCCTGACGGCGCTGACGCTGACGACCTTCGCCGAGGTCCCGTGGAACGCCCCGTACTACGCCCGGCTCGGCTTCCGCCGCGTCGGCGAGGGCGATCCCGCGCTCACCGACGGGCTGAGGGCGATCAGCCAGGCCGAGGCGGCGCACGGCCTGGCCACCTGGCCCCGGGTCTGCATGCGCCGCGAGATCGCGGCGGCACGGACGGAAGCGGCACCCGAGGCCATGTCGCGCGCGGGCCGGATCACCCCTCCCCGTACCGCGCCCGCAATTCCACCTTCCGCACCTTCCCGCTGA
- a CDS encoding hypothetical protein (identified by MetaGeneAnnotator; putative;~sequence version:1), whose translation MWWFLGAALGQLVLAALLLRTRSPERPELPPEALAMLRGGPRAAVTVALVALYQRGAVAAGRRGTIRANGGTGRTRDPLQLGVHRSLHRALALRVLATRPKARQALDALSTDLGRTGLLRPPGRLRAARILLACVPVTVGAGLITSMPRDGAAGVAFVLGALPVVAAVALLCVPPTTRAARRLLSALRARHPLPAHRREVPDARDVLLYVALYGDPALTLFLPHFSRDGGLLRRRGGDEDGYGAGRGWSPDNGPTCTGGTPE comes from the coding sequence ATGTGGTGGTTCCTTGGCGCGGCACTCGGTCAACTGGTCCTGGCGGCCCTGCTCTTGCGTACCCGCAGCCCGGAGCGGCCGGAGCTGCCACCGGAGGCGCTGGCGATGCTGCGCGGCGGTCCCCGCGCGGCCGTGACCGTGGCCCTGGTCGCCCTGTATCAGCGGGGCGCGGTGGCGGCGGGCCGGCGGGGGACGATTCGCGCCAACGGCGGGACGGGCCGCACCCGTGATCCGCTCCAGCTCGGCGTCCACCGCTCGCTGCACCGGGCCCTCGCCCTGCGGGTGCTCGCGACCCGCCCGAAGGCCCGGCAGGCGCTCGACGCGCTGAGCACCGACCTCGGCAGAACGGGGCTGCTGCGCCCGCCGGGCCGGCTGCGCGCGGCACGGATCCTGCTGGCCTGCGTGCCGGTCACGGTCGGCGCGGGCCTGATCACGTCGATGCCCCGCGACGGCGCCGCGGGGGTGGCGTTCGTGCTCGGCGCGCTGCCAGTGGTGGCGGCCGTCGCGCTGCTCTGCGTACCGCCGACGACCCGGGCCGCGCGCCGGCTGCTGAGCGCGCTGCGCGCCCGCCACCCGCTGCCCGCGCACCGCCGCGAGGTGCCCGACGCCCGGGACGTGCTGCTGTACGTGGCGCTGTACGGCGATCCGGCGCTCACCCTGTTCCTGCCGCACTTCTCCCGCGACGGCGGGCTGCTGCGGCGCCGGGGCGGGGACGAGGACGGGTACGGCGCCGGGCGCGGCTGGAGCCCGGACAACGGCCCCACCTGCACCGGCGGCACGCCGGAATGA
- a CDS encoding hypothetical protein (identified by MetaGeneAnnotator; putative;~sequence version:1) — MGDSVQVRCPECLRTVRYAAPAFPCVCGAPVAPALIGGTTAATITHRTWSDEWVTVRCALCSRTSDWPHPEVGCPCGAVLRVPVQGAAEPGACEAEPSAPGPYGHGAKAPDACTPDMFEPGVIEPGAIEPGRREPRGFEPDAFEYGAYGPGAAGPDGTGPDGPRPEGFGPEGSTTPADPTTEAPGTGPSASAATSAGPSAGPETHTADGLVPFHRRHPSPLPPHPGDRTGGCGAASGSRAVFRPVTIRTARDAVAASAGYLRWLGFRQVVQPEERATTAVDLRGPGLVAQVDPSTRPTGLRAVECLWLNGLSHSAVSVCFSLAGYTPEAHERAEGLGIPLFVLDLTGTPQPVNTHAGELVSTGAP; from the coding sequence GTGGGTGACTCGGTCCAGGTGCGCTGTCCGGAATGCCTTCGCACGGTGCGGTACGCGGCTCCCGCCTTCCCCTGCGTGTGCGGCGCCCCGGTCGCGCCCGCGCTGATCGGGGGCACCACGGCCGCGACGATCACCCACCGCACCTGGTCGGACGAATGGGTCACCGTGCGCTGCGCGCTGTGCTCCCGCACCTCCGACTGGCCGCACCCGGAGGTCGGCTGCCCGTGCGGGGCGGTGCTGCGGGTGCCGGTCCAGGGCGCGGCGGAACCGGGGGCGTGCGAGGCGGAGCCGTCGGCCCCCGGGCCATACGGGCACGGGGCAAAGGCCCCCGACGCCTGTACGCCAGACATGTTCGAGCCAGGTGTGATCGAGCCGGGTGCGATCGAGCCGGGCAGACGCGAGCCGCGCGGGTTCGAGCCGGACGCCTTCGAGTACGGGGCGTACGGGCCGGGCGCGGCGGGCCCGGACGGAACGGGCCCCGACGGCCCTCGCCCGGAAGGCTTCGGTCCGGAAGGATCCACCACCCCCGCCGATCCCACGACGGAAGCCCCCGGAACCGGCCCGTCCGCGTCCGCCGCCACCTCCGCCGGCCCGTCCGCCGGCCCCGAGACCCACACCGCCGACGGCCTCGTCCCCTTCCACCGCCGCCATCCCTCCCCGCTGCCGCCGCACCCCGGCGACCGGACCGGCGGCTGCGGCGCCGCCTCCGGCTCGCGCGCGGTGTTCCGGCCGGTGACGATCCGGACCGCGCGGGACGCGGTCGCCGCCTCCGCCGGGTATCTGCGCTGGCTCGGCTTCCGCCAGGTCGTCCAGCCCGAGGAGCGCGCGACCACGGCCGTGGACCTGCGCGGCCCGGGACTCGTCGCGCAGGTGGACCCGAGCACCCGCCCGACCGGGCTGCGCGCCGTCGAATGCCTGTGGCTCAACGGGCTCAGCCACTCGGCCGTGAGCGTCTGCTTCTCCCTGGCCGGCTACACGCCGGAGGCGCACGAGCGTGCCGAGGGCCTCGGCATCCCGCTCTTCGTCCTCGACCTCACGGGCACCCCGCAGCCCGTCAACACCCACGCCGGGGAACTCGTCTCCACCGGCGCCCCGTGA
- a CDS encoding glyoxylate carboligase (PYR/PP interface [polypeptide binding];~Pyrimidine (PYR) binding domain of POX and related proteins; cd07035;~TPP binding site [chemical binding];~TPP-binding site [chemical binding];~Thiamine pyrophosphate (TPP) enzyme family, TPP-binding module; foundin many key metabolic enzymes which use TPP (also knownas thiamine diphosphate) as a cofactor. These enzymes include, among others, the E1 components of the pyruvate, the acetoin and...; cl01629;~Thiamine pyrophosphate enzyme, central domain; pfam00205;~catalyzes the formation of 2-hydroxy-3-oxopropanoate (tartronate semialdehyde) from two molecules of glyoxylate;~dimer interface [polypeptide binding];~glyoxylate carboligase [Rhodococcus jostii RHA1];~glyoxylate carboligase; Provisional;~identified by MetaGeneAnnotator; putative), translating to MPRMTAAAAAVEILKREGVTHAFGVPGAAINPFYRELRNVGGIGHTLARHVEGASHMAEGYTRAKAGNIGVCVGTSGPAGTDMITGLYSAIADSIPILCVTGQAPVAKLHKEDFQAVDIARIAGPVTKAATTVLEAAQVPGVLQQAFHLMRSGRPGPVLVDLPIDVQLTEIEFDPETYEPLPVHKPAATRAQAEKALGFLLAAERPLIVAGGGVINADACDLLVEFAELTGVPVIPTLMGWGTIPDDHPLSAGMVGVQTAHRYGNATFLESDFVLGIGNRWANRHTGYNLDAYTQGRTFVHVDVEPTQLGRIFAPDFGIASDAGAALALFVEVAKELKAAGRLPDFSAWAAAAQERKATLQRRTHFDDVPIKPQRVYEEMNKAFGPETRYVTTIGLSQIAAAQFLHVYKPRHWINCGQAGPLGWTIPAAIGAATADPDTPVVALSGDYDFQFMIEELAVAAQHRVPYVHVLVNNAYLGLIRQAQAGLGINFEVNLEFENINTPEIGVYGVDHVKVAEGLGVKAIRVEDPALLGEALERARKWAVEFRVPVVVEAILERVTDIAMSRTADVGDITEFEEPATEPGHAPTAIKPLQAARA from the coding sequence ATGCCTCGTATGACCGCCGCCGCAGCTGCCGTTGAGATCCTCAAGCGCGAAGGCGTCACCCACGCGTTCGGCGTGCCCGGCGCGGCGATCAACCCCTTCTACCGCGAGCTCCGGAACGTCGGCGGGATCGGCCACACCCTCGCCCGGCACGTCGAGGGCGCGTCGCACATGGCGGAGGGCTACACCCGCGCCAAGGCCGGCAACATCGGGGTCTGCGTCGGTACGTCGGGCCCGGCCGGCACCGACATGATCACCGGTCTGTACTCGGCCATCGCCGACTCGATCCCGATCCTCTGCGTCACCGGCCAGGCCCCGGTCGCCAAGCTCCACAAGGAGGACTTCCAGGCCGTCGACATCGCGCGGATCGCCGGCCCGGTCACCAAGGCCGCCACCACCGTCCTGGAGGCCGCCCAGGTCCCCGGCGTCCTCCAGCAGGCCTTCCACCTGATGCGGTCCGGCCGCCCCGGACCGGTCCTCGTCGACCTGCCCATCGACGTCCAGCTCACCGAGATCGAGTTCGACCCGGAGACGTACGAGCCGCTGCCGGTCCACAAGCCCGCGGCCACCCGCGCCCAGGCCGAGAAGGCCCTCGGCTTCCTGCTCGCGGCCGAGCGCCCGCTGATCGTCGCCGGCGGCGGCGTCATCAACGCCGACGCCTGTGACCTGCTCGTCGAGTTCGCCGAACTCACCGGCGTCCCGGTCATCCCCACCCTCATGGGCTGGGGCACCATCCCGGACGACCACCCGCTGAGCGCCGGCATGGTGGGCGTCCAGACCGCGCACCGCTACGGCAACGCGACCTTCCTGGAGTCGGACTTCGTCCTCGGCATCGGCAACCGCTGGGCCAACCGCCACACCGGCTACAACCTGGACGCCTACACCCAGGGCCGTACGTTCGTCCACGTCGACGTCGAACCCACCCAGCTCGGCAGGATCTTCGCGCCCGACTTCGGCATCGCCTCCGACGCCGGGGCCGCCCTCGCCCTCTTCGTCGAGGTCGCCAAGGAGCTGAAGGCCGCCGGCCGGCTGCCGGACTTCTCCGCCTGGGCCGCCGCCGCGCAGGAGCGCAAGGCCACCCTCCAGCGCCGGACCCACTTCGACGACGTCCCGATCAAGCCGCAGCGCGTGTACGAGGAGATGAACAAGGCGTTCGGCCCCGAGACCCGCTACGTCACCACCATCGGCCTCTCCCAGATCGCGGCCGCGCAGTTCCTGCACGTCTACAAGCCGCGCCACTGGATCAACTGCGGCCAGGCGGGCCCGCTCGGCTGGACCATCCCGGCCGCGATCGGCGCCGCCACCGCCGACCCGGACACCCCGGTCGTCGCGCTCTCCGGCGACTACGACTTCCAGTTCATGATCGAGGAGCTGGCGGTCGCCGCCCAGCACCGGGTCCCCTACGTCCATGTCCTGGTGAACAACGCCTACCTGGGCCTCATCCGGCAGGCGCAGGCGGGGCTCGGCATCAACTTCGAGGTCAACCTGGAGTTCGAGAACATCAACACCCCGGAGATCGGCGTCTACGGCGTCGACCACGTCAAGGTCGCCGAGGGGCTGGGCGTCAAGGCGATCCGCGTCGAGGACCCGGCGCTGCTGGGCGAGGCGCTGGAGCGGGCGCGGAAGTGGGCCGTCGAGTTCCGGGTCCCGGTCGTCGTCGAGGCGATCCTGGAGCGGGTCACAGACATCGCGATGAGCCGGACGGCCGACGTCGGCGACATCACCGAGTTCGAGGAGCCGGCCACCGAGCCGGGCCACGCGCCCACCGCGATCAAGCCCCTCCAGGCCGCCCGGGCCTGA
- a CDS encoding hypothetical protein (Arsenical Resistance Operon Repressor and similar prokaryotic, metal regulated homodimeric repressors. ARSR subfamily of helix-turn-helix bacterial transcription regulatory proteins (winged helix topology). Includes several proteins that appear to...; cd00090;~Transcriptional regulators [Transcription]; COG1846;~dimerization interface [polypeptide binding];~identified by MetaGeneAnnotator; putative;~putative DNA binding site [nucleotide binding];~putative Zn2+ binding site [ion binding];~transcriptional regulator [Streptomyces hygroscopicus subsp. jinggangensis TL01]) has protein sequence MGWWHIGTDSLAGSRFVLSPLAETIAALKTLHAAAGGHPGERAWLAAHLPAYRERLAARRPDALLVRAALGPTWNADFLTPTPSGEREQSFEEEVAAVRDAEPADAVPQLEVSIGGTVPEPLRSAPDLPHRMAEVLEWVWRETVRPDWPRRRRVLEADVTARTALLGRGGWAAALDALCPGRLRWLGDGRLQVNSRDLPPRSVGGGRLLFVPVTFTKGWVSWEGSERYAVVYPCAGALADVSAAGAPEALAALLGRGRAGVLVRLGTPTSTSQLVALTGQGLGSVGRHLKVLLDAGLVRRRRAGRSVLYDRTEAGTVLVRAASAEA, from the coding sequence ATGGGCTGGTGGCACATCGGTACGGATTCCCTGGCGGGCAGCCGTTTCGTCCTCTCGCCACTCGCGGAGACCATCGCGGCCCTGAAGACCCTGCACGCGGCCGCGGGCGGGCATCCGGGCGAACGCGCCTGGCTGGCCGCGCATCTGCCCGCCTACCGGGAGCGCCTGGCGGCCCGCCGGCCGGACGCGCTGCTCGTCCGGGCGGCGCTCGGTCCCACCTGGAACGCGGACTTCCTCACGCCGACCCCGTCCGGTGAGCGCGAGCAGTCCTTCGAGGAGGAGGTGGCTGCGGTACGGGACGCCGAACCCGCCGATGCCGTCCCCCAGTTGGAGGTGTCCATCGGCGGGACCGTGCCGGAGCCACTGCGCTCGGCCCCCGACCTTCCGCACCGGATGGCCGAGGTCCTGGAGTGGGTGTGGCGGGAGACCGTACGCCCCGACTGGCCGCGCCGGCGCCGCGTCCTGGAGGCCGACGTCACGGCCCGGACCGCGCTGCTCGGCCGGGGCGGCTGGGCGGCGGCGCTCGACGCGCTGTGCCCGGGGAGGCTGCGCTGGCTCGGCGACGGCCGCCTCCAGGTCAACTCCCGTGACCTGCCACCGCGTTCGGTGGGCGGAGGCCGGCTGCTCTTCGTGCCCGTGACGTTCACCAAGGGCTGGGTGTCCTGGGAGGGTTCCGAGCGGTACGCGGTGGTGTACCCGTGCGCGGGCGCCCTCGCGGACGTGTCGGCGGCGGGGGCGCCCGAGGCACTGGCGGCCTTGCTCGGACGCGGGCGGGCGGGAGTCCTCGTTCGCCTCGGAACCCCCACGTCCACCAGCCAGTTGGTGGCGCTGACCGGGCAGGGACTCGGGTCGGTGGGGCGCCATCTGAAGGTGCTGCTCGACGCCGGTCTGGTACGGCGGCGCCGGGCGGGCCGCTCGGTCCTGTACGACCGGACCGAGGCCGGCACCGTGCTCGTCCGGGCGGCGTCGGCGGAGGCCTGA
- a CDS encoding major facilitator superfamily MFS_1 (Major facilitator superfamily MFS_1 [Streptomyces fulvissimus DSM40593];~UniProt-pubmed:11572948; UniProt-pubmed:21463507; UniProt-pubmed:18375553; UniProt-pubmed:20581206; UniProt-pubmed:21551311; UniProt-pubmed:12000953; UniProt-pubmed:20064060;~identified by MetaGeneAnnotator; putative): MPRYRDLFRAPEFTPLFLSGSAHVAAQTLSGLGLATLVYRATDSPLLAALAMFGPSLAQLVGATTLLSAADRLPPRAVLTGVALVFAAGTAAQALPGLPVGAAFALLFLQGLVGSVGGGARYGLLNEILPRERYLIGRSVLNMATGISQIAGFATGGALVALLSPRGTLLAGAALYLLGALVALTGLSRRAPRATGRPSPAETWRTNARLWSSRPRRLVYLALWVPNGLVVGCESLFVPYSPEHAGLLFACGAFGMLAGDVAVGRFVPARRRGRLAAPLQALLAAPYLLFAFRPGVPVAVVAVAVSAVGYSASLLYQERLTALVPDELGGHALGLHTSGMLTLQGLSAALAGSVAQLTSPATGMTLLAAGSLLVTVMLVLAGRAGRRPAAEEREPVPAKAP; this comes from the coding sequence ATGCCCCGCTACCGCGATCTCTTCCGCGCCCCCGAGTTCACCCCGCTCTTCCTGAGCGGCTCCGCGCACGTCGCCGCCCAGACCCTCAGCGGGCTCGGCCTCGCCACGCTCGTCTACCGCGCCACGGACTCCCCGCTGCTCGCCGCCCTCGCGATGTTCGGCCCGAGCCTCGCCCAGCTCGTCGGCGCCACCACGCTCCTGTCGGCCGCCGACCGGCTGCCGCCGCGCGCCGTACTCACCGGCGTCGCCCTGGTCTTCGCCGCCGGCACCGCGGCCCAGGCACTTCCCGGCCTGCCCGTCGGCGCGGCCTTCGCCCTCCTCTTCCTCCAAGGGCTCGTCGGCTCCGTCGGCGGGGGAGCGCGGTACGGGCTGCTCAACGAGATCCTGCCGCGCGAGCGCTACCTCATCGGCCGCTCCGTGCTCAACATGGCCACCGGGATCAGCCAGATCGCCGGCTTCGCGACCGGCGGGGCCCTGGTCGCCCTGCTCTCGCCGCGCGGCACCCTGCTCGCGGGCGCGGCACTCTATCTCCTCGGCGCGCTGGTGGCCCTGACCGGCCTGTCCCGCCGCGCCCCGCGCGCCACCGGCCGGCCCTCGCCCGCCGAGACCTGGCGGACCAACGCCCGGCTGTGGTCGTCGAGGCCGCGGCGGCTCGTCTACCTCGCCCTGTGGGTGCCCAACGGCCTCGTCGTCGGCTGCGAGTCGCTCTTCGTCCCCTACTCCCCGGAACACGCCGGACTCCTGTTCGCCTGCGGCGCGTTCGGCATGCTGGCGGGGGACGTCGCCGTCGGACGCTTCGTCCCGGCGCGCCGGCGGGGCCGGCTCGCCGCCCCGCTCCAGGCCCTGCTCGCGGCTCCGTACCTGCTCTTCGCGTTCCGGCCCGGGGTGCCGGTCGCGGTCGTCGCGGTCGCCGTGTCCGCCGTCGGCTACAGCGCCAGCCTCCTCTACCAGGAGCGGCTCACCGCCCTCGTCCCGGACGAGCTCGGCGGCCACGCGCTCGGCCTGCACACCTCGGGCATGCTCACCCTCCAGGGGCTGAGCGCGGCCCTCGCGGGCTCGGTCGCACAACTCACCTCGCCCGCCACGGGAATGACCCTGCTCGCGGCCGGCTCGCTGCTGGTCACGGTGATGCTCGTGCTCGCCGGGCGCGCGGGGCGGCGGCCCGCGGCGGAGGAGCGGGAGCCCGTACCGGCGAAGGCCCCGTAG
- a CDS encoding catalase (Catalase [Inorganicion transportand metabolism]; COG0753;~Catalase [Streptomyces venezuelae ATCC10712];~Clade 3 of the heme-binding enzyme catalase; cd08156;~NADPH binding site [chemical binding];~heme binding pocket [chemical binding];~identified by MetaGeneAnnotator; putative;~tetramer interface [polypeptide binding]), translating to MSQRVLTTESGAPVADNQNSATAGVGGPILLQDQHLLEKLARFNRERIPERVVHAHGSGAYGHFEVTDDVTAHTRAAFLSEVGKKTELFLRFSTVADSLGGADAVRDPRGFAVKFYTEEGNYDLVGNNTPVFFIQDPIKFPDFIHSQKRDPFTGKQEADNVWDFWAHSPEATHQVTWLFGDRGIPASYRHMNGYGSHTYQWTNEAGEAFFVKYHFKTNQGVRSLSAEQAAELAGADPHSHQTDLLQSIERGVTPSWTLYVQIMPAAEAADYRFNPFDLTKVWPHADYPLQRVGRLVLDRNPDNVFAEVEQAAFSPNNFVPGIGPSPDKMLQGRLFAYADAHRYRLGVNHTQLPVNAPKAAPADNYGRDGFMATRNGSRHDRNYEPNSYSGPRQTDAPLSAPLAIHGWTGTHAAPEHAKDDHFFQAGELYRLMSAAEQARLVSNIAGSLSQVSRDDVVEKCLAHFAAADAEYGRRVEEAVHALRAD from the coding sequence ATGTCGCAGCGCGTGCTTACGACCGAGTCCGGCGCCCCTGTCGCCGACAACCAGAACTCCGCCACCGCCGGTGTCGGTGGCCCGATCCTCCTCCAGGACCAGCACCTGCTGGAGAAGCTCGCGCGCTTCAACCGTGAGCGCATCCCGGAGCGCGTCGTCCACGCCCACGGCTCGGGCGCCTACGGCCACTTCGAGGTCACCGACGACGTGACGGCCCACACCCGGGCCGCCTTCCTCTCCGAGGTCGGCAAGAAGACGGAGCTCTTCCTGCGCTTCTCCACCGTGGCCGACTCGCTCGGCGGCGCGGACGCGGTCCGCGACCCGCGCGGCTTCGCCGTGAAGTTCTATACGGAGGAGGGCAATTACGACCTCGTCGGCAACAACACGCCCGTCTTCTTCATCCAGGACCCGATCAAGTTCCCGGACTTCATCCACTCCCAGAAGCGCGACCCGTTCACGGGCAAGCAGGAGGCGGACAACGTCTGGGACTTCTGGGCCCACTCCCCCGAGGCCACGCACCAGGTGACCTGGCTGTTCGGCGACCGCGGCATCCCCGCCTCGTACCGCCACATGAACGGCTACGGCTCGCACACCTACCAGTGGACCAACGAGGCGGGCGAGGCCTTCTTCGTGAAGTACCACTTCAAGACGAACCAGGGCGTCCGCTCCCTGTCCGCCGAGCAGGCCGCCGAACTCGCCGGCGCGGACCCGCACTCGCACCAGACCGACCTGCTGCAGTCCATCGAGCGCGGCGTGACGCCGTCCTGGACCCTCTACGTCCAGATCATGCCGGCGGCCGAGGCGGCGGACTACCGCTTCAACCCGTTCGACCTCACCAAGGTGTGGCCGCACGCCGACTACCCGCTCCAGCGGGTGGGCCGGCTGGTCCTGGACCGCAACCCGGACAACGTGTTCGCGGAGGTCGAGCAGGCCGCGTTCTCCCCGAACAACTTCGTCCCGGGCATCGGCCCGTCGCCGGACAAGATGCTCCAGGGCCGCCTCTTCGCCTACGCGGACGCCCACCGCTACCGCCTCGGCGTCAACCACACCCAGCTGCCGGTCAACGCCCCGAAGGCGGCCCCGGCCGACAACTACGGCCGCGACGGCTTCATGGCCACCCGCAACGGCTCGCGCCACGACAGGAACTACGAGCCCAACTCGTACTCCGGTCCGCGCCAGACCGACGCCCCGCTGTCCGCGCCGCTCGCGATCCACGGCTGGACCGGCACGCACGCGGCCCCGGAGCACGCCAAGGACGACCACTTCTTCCAGGCAGGCGAGCTCTACAGGCTGATGTCGGCGGCGGAGCAGGCCCGTCTCGTCTCCAACATCGCGGGCAGTCTGTCGCAGGTCTCCCGCGACGACGTCGTGGAGAAGTGCCTCGCCCACTTCGCCGCCGCCGACGCCGAGTACGGTCGGCGCGTCGAGGAGGCGGTCCACGCCCTGCGCGCCGACTGA